One region of Priestia megaterium genomic DNA includes:
- the recN gene encoding DNA repair protein RecN, which translates to MLAELSIKNFAIIDELSVSFEKGLTVLTGETGAGKSIIIDAISLLVGGRGSSEFVRHGTDRAEIEGLFLFDEEQHPSHEKAKQVGLEVEDGMIVLRRDITTNGKSICRINGKLVTLAILREVGQTLIDIHGQHEHQDLMNQDRHLTLLDQYGGEKVEEALTEYREVFSRYTSLKKQLDQLTENEQQMAHRLDLIQFQLDEIKAANLQLNEDEELNEERLKISNFEKIYTSLNDAYNALHGEHQGLDWVGVAMNHTEDISSLEKNYAEISEIISSSFYQLEDASYKIRQQLDLLEFDPKRLDFIEARLNEINHLKRKYGQSVDEILEYAAQIEDEIDRIENRDTHVSKIKEQLNSVAQDLLVEANNVSAIRKKLAQELTDSIHHELQELYMAKTVFQIKFSVVNAGKNDVEVNGERIKFTKDGIDNVEFYISTNPGEPLKPLAKVASGGELSRIMLALKSIFSKHQGVTSIIFDEVDTGVSGRVAQSIGEKIHAISVDSQVLCISHLPQVAAMADTHLFIAKEIKGDRTTTSVLPLTLDEKVKEIGRMIAGAEITSLTKEHAKELLDLADKMKQTI; encoded by the coding sequence TTGTTAGCTGAATTATCCATTAAAAACTTTGCGATTATTGATGAACTTTCTGTTTCATTTGAAAAAGGCTTAACGGTATTAACAGGCGAAACAGGAGCGGGAAAGTCGATTATTATTGATGCCATTTCATTGTTAGTAGGTGGAAGAGGCTCTTCGGAGTTTGTCCGCCATGGAACAGACAGAGCCGAAATTGAAGGGCTTTTCTTATTTGATGAAGAACAGCATCCGAGTCACGAAAAAGCCAAACAAGTCGGTTTGGAAGTGGAAGATGGAATGATTGTGCTTCGCCGAGATATCACTACAAATGGGAAAAGTATTTGCCGTATCAATGGGAAGCTCGTCACGTTAGCTATCCTACGTGAAGTCGGACAGACGTTAATTGATATACATGGACAGCACGAGCACCAAGATTTAATGAATCAAGATCGTCACTTAACTCTTCTTGATCAATATGGAGGAGAAAAAGTAGAAGAGGCTTTGACGGAGTATCGAGAGGTATTTTCGAGGTATACGTCGCTAAAAAAGCAGTTGGATCAATTAACTGAAAATGAGCAGCAGATGGCACATCGCCTCGATCTTATTCAATTTCAATTAGATGAAATCAAAGCCGCAAATTTGCAGCTCAATGAAGACGAGGAACTAAATGAAGAGCGTTTGAAGATTTCCAACTTTGAAAAGATCTATACGTCGCTAAACGATGCGTACAATGCGCTGCACGGTGAACATCAAGGTCTGGATTGGGTAGGCGTAGCAATGAATCATACGGAGGATATTTCGTCACTGGAAAAAAACTATGCCGAAATTTCGGAGATTATTTCATCGAGCTTCTATCAGTTAGAAGACGCATCTTATAAAATTCGTCAGCAGCTGGATTTATTAGAATTTGATCCGAAACGCTTAGACTTTATTGAAGCGCGTTTAAATGAAATTAATCACTTAAAGCGTAAATACGGTCAAAGTGTAGATGAAATTCTAGAATATGCAGCACAAATTGAAGATGAAATTGATCGTATTGAAAATCGAGATACGCACGTGAGCAAGATCAAAGAACAGTTAAACAGCGTAGCACAGGATTTATTAGTAGAAGCTAACAACGTTTCAGCTATTCGAAAAAAACTTGCTCAGGAGTTAACGGACAGCATCCATCATGAGCTTCAAGAACTCTATATGGCTAAAACCGTATTTCAAATTAAATTCTCTGTCGTAAATGCAGGTAAAAATGACGTTGAAGTAAATGGCGAAAGAATAAAATTCACCAAAGACGGCATTGACAACGTAGAGTTTTATATTTCTACCAACCCTGGTGAACCGTTAAAGCCTCTTGCGAAAGTAGCATCAGGCGGAGAACTGTCAAGGATCATGCTGGCGTTAAAGAGCATCTTCTCTAAGCATCAAGGCGTGACGTCCATTATCTTTGATGAAGTTGATACAGGCGTAAGTGGAAGAGTAGCTCAATCGATCGGTGAAAAAATACATGCCATTTCCGTTGATTCGCAGGTTCTTTGCATATCTCATTTGCCGCAGGTAGCAGCTATGGCAGATACTCATCTCTTTATTGCTAAAGAGATAAAAGGTGATCGTACAACGACATCTGTTCTTCCATTAACTCTTGATGAAAAAGTAAAAGAAATTGGTCGAATGATTGCAGGAGCTGAAATTACAAGCTTAACGAAGGAGCATGCCAAAGAGCTTTTAGATTTAGCGGATAAGATGAAGCAGACCATTTAA
- the ahrC gene encoding transcriptional regulator AhrC/ArgR codes for MNKGQRHIKIRDIITNNDIETQDELVDILKNQGFNVTQATISRDIKELHLVKVPLMDGRYKYSLPADQRFNPLQKLKRSLMDAFVKIDSAGHMLVMKTLPGNANAIGALIDHLDWDEILGTICGDDTCLIICRTPEDTQIISDRFLEML; via the coding sequence ATGAATAAAGGGCAAAGACATATTAAAATTCGTGACATTATCACGAATAATGATATTGAAACACAGGATGAATTGGTAGATATTTTAAAAAACCAAGGTTTTAATGTAACACAGGCAACAATCTCTCGTGATATTAAAGAACTGCACTTAGTCAAAGTGCCTTTGATGGACGGACGATACAAATACAGCTTGCCTGCAGATCAGCGTTTTAATCCCTTACAAAAGTTAAAGCGCTCTCTTATGGACGCATTTGTAAAAATTGATTCAGCCGGGCATATGCTGGTGATGAAAACATTGCCGGGAAACGCAAATGCGATTGGCGCATTGATTGATCATTTGGACTGGGATGAAATATTAGGAACAATTTGTGGAGACGATACATGTTTGATTATTTGCCGTACTCCTGAAGATACGCAAATTATATCAGACCGATTCTTAGAAATGTTATAA
- a CDS encoding TlyA family RNA methyltransferase, with the protein MTKKERVDVLLVERGLIETREKAKRTVMAGLVYANEVRLDKPGEKIERDTPLTIKGAVMPYVSRGGFKLEKAIKEFNVHVADKIMIDIGSSTGGFTDCALQNGAKMSYALDVGYNQLAWKLRQDERVEVMERTNFRYVTPADLSRGLPEFASIDVSFISLRLILPVLKTLLVPYSDVVALVKPQFEAGREQVGKKGIVRDSKVHEEVLQGMVDFSLRQGYDVYNMSYSPITGGDGNIEFLLHLSWKGERELGENQAPLTVREVVEEAHKTLKEKK; encoded by the coding sequence GTGACAAAAAAAGAACGAGTAGATGTATTATTAGTAGAACGAGGTTTGATTGAAACAAGAGAAAAAGCAAAGCGTACAGTGATGGCAGGACTTGTTTATGCGAATGAAGTCCGTTTGGATAAGCCGGGAGAGAAAATTGAACGCGATACGCCGCTGACAATTAAAGGTGCAGTGATGCCTTACGTCAGCAGAGGCGGCTTTAAGCTTGAAAAAGCGATTAAAGAATTTAATGTCCATGTAGCGGATAAAATCATGATTGATATTGGTTCTTCTACTGGAGGCTTTACCGATTGTGCGCTTCAAAATGGAGCGAAGATGTCCTATGCGCTAGACGTAGGCTATAATCAGCTAGCTTGGAAGCTTCGTCAAGATGAGCGAGTAGAAGTAATGGAACGAACAAATTTCCGTTATGTGACACCAGCTGATTTATCAAGAGGCTTGCCTGAATTCGCTTCTATTGATGTATCGTTTATTTCCTTAAGACTCATTCTCCCTGTGTTAAAAACACTTCTTGTTCCATACAGCGATGTTGTTGCACTTGTTAAGCCACAGTTTGAGGCTGGAAGAGAGCAAGTTGGGAAAAAAGGAATCGTGCGTGACTCAAAAGTGCATGAAGAAGTCCTTCAAGGAATGGTGGATTTCTCCCTTCGTCAAGGATACGATGTATATAACATGTCGTATTCACCGATAACAGGAGGAGATGGAAATATCGAATTTCTTCTTCATCTGAGCTGGAAAGGCGAGCGTGAACTTGGTGAAAATCAAGCTCCGCTTACTGTGCGTGAAGTGGTCGAAGAAGCACATAAGACGTTAAAAGAGAAAAAGTAA
- the dxs gene encoding 1-deoxy-D-xylulose-5-phosphate synthase: protein MDLTTIKNPEFLKKMSVTQLEELSEEIRRFLITKLSATGGHIGPNLGVVELTLALHKVFDSPKDKFLWDVGHQSYVHKILTGRAGEFDTIRQYKGLCGFPKRDESEHDVWETGHSSTSLSAAMGMAAARDLQKTKAHIVPIIGDGALTGGMALEALNHIGHEQTDMTVILNDNEMSIAPNVGAVHSILGRLRTAGKYNWVKDELEVLLKKVPAVGGKLAATAERVKDGLKYMVVSGMFFEDLGFTYLGPVDGHSYDDLLETLQYAKKTKGPVLIHVITKKGKGYLPAESDKSGAWHGTGPYKIESGDFIKDKNVPIAWSKLVSDTVLEMAREDERIVAVTPAMPVGSKLEAFQKEFPHRMFDVGIAEQHATTMAAGLATQNMKPFLAIYSTFLQRAYDQVVHDICRQKLNVFIGIDRAGLVGADGETHQGVFDIAFLRHLPNLVIMMPKDENEGQHMVHTALTYEEGPIAMRYARGNGLGVELDSELKNIPIGTWDVLKEGSDTTILTFGTTISMAMDAAAELEKQGISVKVVNARFIKPLDEKMLHEIFQTNKPVITVEEAVLQGGFGSAVLEFASEHGYYNTRVERMGIPDRFIEHGSVTKLLEEIGLTKEEIINRVKKLVTPTQKRLEVK, encoded by the coding sequence TTGGATCTTACAACGATAAAAAATCCTGAGTTTTTAAAGAAAATGTCAGTAACACAATTAGAAGAACTAAGTGAAGAGATTCGTCGTTTTTTAATTACAAAGCTTTCTGCAACTGGTGGTCATATAGGGCCAAATTTAGGGGTTGTTGAGTTAACGCTTGCACTCCATAAAGTGTTCGACAGTCCAAAAGATAAATTTTTATGGGACGTCGGGCATCAGTCGTATGTCCATAAAATTTTAACAGGACGAGCGGGAGAGTTTGATACAATCCGTCAATATAAAGGATTATGCGGCTTTCCAAAGCGAGATGAAAGTGAGCATGATGTATGGGAAACGGGACATAGTTCTACATCTCTTTCAGCCGCAATGGGAATGGCTGCTGCAAGAGATTTGCAAAAAACAAAAGCTCACATTGTTCCTATCATTGGTGACGGAGCTTTAACAGGTGGTATGGCTCTTGAAGCGCTTAACCACATCGGGCACGAGCAAACGGATATGACCGTTATTTTAAATGACAATGAAATGTCTATCGCTCCTAACGTCGGGGCTGTACACAGCATTCTGGGGCGTTTGCGCACGGCGGGCAAATACAACTGGGTAAAAGATGAGCTTGAAGTTCTACTGAAAAAAGTGCCTGCGGTAGGCGGTAAGCTCGCGGCAACGGCAGAACGTGTAAAAGATGGCCTAAAGTACATGGTTGTGTCAGGCATGTTCTTTGAAGATCTTGGCTTTACGTATTTAGGACCGGTTGACGGCCATAGCTATGACGATTTATTGGAAACGTTACAATATGCAAAGAAAACAAAAGGACCGGTACTGATTCATGTGATTACGAAAAAAGGGAAAGGGTACTTGCCAGCGGAAAGCGATAAAAGCGGAGCGTGGCATGGTACAGGCCCTTACAAAATTGAGTCCGGTGACTTTATTAAAGACAAAAATGTTCCGATTGCTTGGAGTAAATTAGTAAGTGATACGGTATTGGAAATGGCTAGGGAAGATGAGCGTATCGTAGCAGTAACGCCAGCAATGCCTGTAGGTTCAAAACTTGAAGCGTTTCAAAAAGAGTTTCCGCATCGCATGTTTGATGTTGGGATTGCAGAGCAGCATGCAACAACAATGGCCGCTGGTCTTGCAACTCAAAATATGAAGCCCTTTTTAGCTATTTATTCGACGTTTTTACAGCGTGCATACGATCAAGTGGTTCATGATATTTGCCGTCAGAAGCTAAATGTATTTATTGGGATTGATCGAGCTGGACTAGTAGGTGCTGATGGTGAAACGCACCAAGGTGTATTTGACATTGCGTTTTTACGTCATTTGCCTAACCTTGTTATTATGATGCCAAAAGACGAAAATGAAGGTCAGCACATGGTTCACACTGCTTTGACTTATGAAGAAGGTCCGATTGCGATGCGCTATGCGAGAGGAAACGGATTAGGTGTTGAACTAGATTCAGAACTGAAAAACATTCCGATCGGTACATGGGACGTATTAAAAGAAGGTTCGGATACAACCATTTTAACGTTTGGTACAACGATTTCAATGGCGATGGATGCAGCAGCAGAACTTGAGAAGCAAGGAATCAGCGTCAAAGTGGTCAATGCTCGTTTTATTAAACCGCTGGATGAAAAAATGCTTCACGAGATTTTCCAAACGAATAAGCCTGTGATTACGGTGGAAGAAGCGGTACTTCAAGGCGGTTTTGGAAGTGCGGTGTTAGAGTTTGCATCAGAGCACGGCTATTATAATACTCGCGTTGAACGTATGGGTATTCCTGATCGCTTTATCGAGCACGGCAGCGTAACAAAACTTTTAGAAGAAATTGGCTTAACCAAAGAAGAGATTATAAATCGAGTTAAAAAACTCGTAACACCAACACAAAAGAGGCTTGAAGTTAAGTGA
- a CDS encoding polyprenyl synthetase family protein, which produces MVNEMNLKEYISFTKDRVETRLPEVVKALHAPVNLKESMLYSLTAGGKRLRPVLLFATLHAFGKDESIGLETACAVEMIHTYSLIHDDLPSMDDDDLRRGKPTNHKVYGEATAILAGDALLTNSFQLISEAVHPEITSHMKLQLITELVKASGTEGMISGQVADMEGEKKQLTLDELEYIHLHKTGKLLGFCVKAGAILAKATPLQQELLEEFSKHVGLAFQIQDDILDVEGSEEKLGKPIGSDTENEKTTYPSLLGMEAAKEKLQYHVEQALLSLRQAQIKHGLLEEICLYIAKRDS; this is translated from the coding sequence ATGGTGAATGAAATGAATTTAAAAGAGTATATTTCTTTTACAAAAGATCGAGTAGAAACACGCTTGCCTGAAGTGGTAAAGGCATTACATGCTCCGGTTAACTTAAAGGAATCCATGCTTTACTCGCTTACGGCAGGAGGAAAGCGACTTCGCCCAGTGCTGTTGTTTGCAACGCTACATGCATTTGGAAAAGACGAGAGCATCGGACTAGAAACAGCCTGTGCAGTGGAAATGATTCATACATATTCGCTCATTCATGATGATTTACCTAGTATGGATGATGACGACTTAAGAAGAGGTAAACCGACAAATCACAAGGTGTACGGCGAAGCAACGGCTATATTAGCTGGAGATGCTCTTTTAACAAATAGCTTTCAGCTCATTTCTGAAGCGGTACATCCTGAAATTACATCACATATGAAACTTCAGCTCATTACAGAACTGGTAAAAGCAAGCGGAACAGAAGGTATGATCAGCGGACAGGTTGCAGATATGGAAGGTGAAAAAAAGCAGCTCACGCTAGATGAGCTTGAATATATTCATCTTCATAAAACGGGGAAGCTGCTAGGATTCTGTGTAAAAGCAGGAGCAATTCTTGCAAAAGCTACGCCTCTACAGCAAGAATTATTAGAAGAATTCAGTAAGCATGTAGGGTTAGCGTTTCAAATTCAAGATGATATCTTGGATGTGGAAGGGTCTGAAGAAAAGTTAGGAAAGCCAATTGGCAGTGATACAGAAAATGAAAAAACGACATATCCTTCTTTATTAGGTATGGAAGCGGCCAAAGAAAAGTTACAGTATCATGTTGAACAAGCACTTCTCTCGTTACGTCAAGCTCAAATTAAGCACGGATTACTAGAAGAAATTTGTTTATATATAGCAAAACGTGATAGTTAA
- a CDS encoding exodeoxyribonuclease VII small subunit — protein MATNKEYTFEEAMEQLETIVNKLEEGDVPLEEAIQQFQEGMTLSKFCHDRLQHIEKQMETILREDGTLEPFSVQEEE, from the coding sequence ATGGCGACAAATAAAGAGTATACGTTTGAAGAGGCGATGGAGCAGTTAGAAACCATCGTAAACAAGCTAGAAGAAGGCGACGTGCCTTTAGAAGAAGCAATTCAACAATTCCAAGAAGGAATGACTCTTTCAAAATTCTGTCACGATCGTCTTCAGCATATTGAAAAGCAAATGGAAACTATTTTACGTGAAGACGGAACGCTTGAGCCATTCTCGGTACAGGAGGAAGAGTGA
- the xseA gene encoding exodeoxyribonuclease VII large subunit, producing MSEVRYLTVTALTRYIKRKFDVDPHMQDVWIKGEISNFKRHSRGHMYFTLKDQNARIAAVMFAGHNRQLNFQPEEGMNVLIRAEISVYEPSGNYQMYVKEMQPDGVGNLYLAYEQLKKKLEKEGLFDHARKRKLPKYPTTIGVITSPTGAAVRDIITTLKRRYNANIIVMPALVQGVNAAPSIIKAIEEANRRKEADVLIVGRGGGSIEELWAFNEESVARAIFTSTIPVISAVGHETDFTIADFVADLRAPTPTGAAELAVPHISEITERLTQRNIRLLRSMKEMLQSSSRRLERSQKSYAFRYPQKLVEQKEQQLDQLMERFYREGRRYIEHKRTNYEQLTAALLRNHPEHQLTKAADRQQQLTKMLTKEMQQLLKQKQLLFATATSKLHTLSPLKTMERGYSLVYDKEKELIKSTKQVSKGDVVNVRLTDGQLQCEVSKIEER from the coding sequence ATGAGTGAAGTGCGTTATCTAACCGTTACGGCTCTTACACGATACATCAAGCGCAAGTTTGACGTAGACCCTCACATGCAAGATGTATGGATTAAAGGAGAAATTTCTAACTTTAAACGTCATAGTCGAGGACATATGTATTTCACCTTAAAAGATCAAAATGCTCGTATCGCAGCCGTTATGTTTGCTGGGCATAACCGTCAGCTTAATTTTCAGCCTGAAGAAGGAATGAATGTACTGATTCGAGCTGAAATTTCGGTTTATGAACCAAGCGGAAATTATCAAATGTACGTAAAAGAAATGCAGCCTGACGGCGTTGGAAACTTATACTTGGCCTACGAACAGCTGAAAAAAAAGCTGGAAAAAGAAGGCTTGTTTGATCATGCTAGAAAACGAAAACTTCCGAAGTATCCAACAACAATAGGTGTGATTACATCTCCTACTGGAGCCGCCGTACGTGATATTATTACGACATTAAAGCGCAGATATAACGCGAACATTATTGTTATGCCCGCTCTTGTTCAAGGAGTGAATGCGGCACCGTCTATCATCAAGGCAATTGAAGAAGCAAACCGTCGTAAAGAAGCAGACGTATTAATTGTCGGCCGCGGCGGCGGGTCAATTGAAGAGCTTTGGGCGTTTAACGAAGAAAGCGTAGCTCGTGCAATTTTCACTTCTACTATTCCCGTTATTTCAGCGGTTGGACATGAAACCGATTTTACAATTGCAGACTTTGTAGCAGATTTGCGAGCCCCTACTCCAACGGGTGCTGCGGAGCTGGCCGTACCTCATATCAGTGAAATTACAGAAAGATTGACTCAGCGAAATATCCGTCTTCTTCGTTCGATGAAAGAGATGCTTCAGTCTAGTAGCCGCAGGCTTGAACGATCTCAGAAATCATATGCTTTTCGTTACCCTCAAAAGTTGGTCGAGCAAAAAGAGCAGCAGTTAGATCAGCTGATGGAGCGTTTTTATCGTGAAGGTAGAAGGTACATTGAGCATAAACGGACGAACTACGAGCAGCTAACAGCCGCTTTGTTGCGCAATCACCCCGAGCATCAGTTAACGAAAGCGGCAGACCGTCAACAGCAGCTGACGAAAATGCTGACAAAAGAGATGCAGCAGCTGCTAAAGCAAAAACAGCTTTTATTTGCCACGGCAACGTCAAAATTACATACGCTTAGTCCATTAAAAACAATGGAAAGAGGCTACAGCTTAGTATACGATAAAGAAAAAGAGTTAATTAAATCAACCAAACAAGTATCCAAAGGTGATGTGGTAAACGTTCGTTTGACCGATGGACAGTTGCAGTGTGAAGTTTCGAAAATAGAGGAGCGATGA
- the nusB gene encoding transcription antitermination factor NusB: MKRHTARQKALQALFQHDLGQTEPMEAIGNVVQNEKSDQFLESLVLGVVEHQQEIDELLRNHLEKWTLDRVATVDRVILRIAVYEMKYEEEIPTSVTLNEAIELAKTFGDDQSSKFINGVLSKVLTTLSK, translated from the coding sequence ATGAAAAGACATACAGCACGCCAAAAAGCATTACAAGCACTATTTCAGCATGATTTAGGGCAAACCGAGCCAATGGAGGCAATCGGAAATGTTGTACAAAACGAAAAGTCTGATCAATTTTTAGAAAGTCTTGTGCTAGGTGTAGTTGAGCATCAGCAAGAAATTGATGAACTTTTACGCAATCATTTAGAAAAATGGACGTTAGACCGCGTAGCTACTGTAGACCGCGTAATCCTGCGTATTGCCGTATACGAAATGAAGTATGAAGAAGAAATTCCTACGAGCGTTACGTTAAATGAAGCGATTGAATTAGCAAAAACATTTGGCGATGATCAATCAAGCAAGTTTATCAACGGCGTATTGTCTAAAGTGTTAACAACTTTATCTAAATAA
- a CDS encoding Asp23/Gls24 family envelope stress response protein: MNENHVLEMEEHPNSLGKVEIAPEVIEVIAGIAASEVEGVSAMRGNFAAGVVEKLGKKNHGKGVKVDLTENGIKVDVFCMMKFGVSIPNVAQQVQDNIRQALKNMTAIDLDEVNIHIVGIQFDTQKTDIEEVE; encoded by the coding sequence ATGAATGAAAATCATGTATTAGAAATGGAAGAACACCCAAATTCTCTTGGCAAAGTAGAAATTGCTCCTGAGGTTATTGAAGTCATTGCGGGTATTGCTGCTTCTGAAGTAGAAGGCGTTTCTGCAATGAGAGGAAATTTTGCAGCTGGCGTTGTGGAGAAACTAGGAAAGAAAAACCACGGTAAAGGTGTAAAAGTGGACTTAACAGAAAACGGGATAAAAGTAGACGTGTTTTGTATGATGAAGTTTGGTGTGTCTATTCCAAACGTAGCGCAGCAAGTACAAGATAACATTCGTCAAGCCCTTAAAAATATGACAGCTATTGATCTCGATGAAGTAAACATTCATATCGTAGGGATTCAGTTTGATACGCAAAAAACTGATATTGAAGAAGTTGAATAA
- the accC gene encoding acetyl-CoA carboxylase biotin carboxylase subunit yields the protein MIKKLLIANRGEIAVRIIRACKELGVESVAVHSQADRDSLHVQLADEAYCIGPTSSKDSYLNFTNIMSVAMLTGCDAIHPGYGFLAENADFAELCRECNVTFVGPSPEAINKMGTKDVARETMREAGVPIVPGSTGIVESVEDGMSIANDIGYPVIIKATAGGGGKGIRVAKNEQELIKGITITQQEAATAFGNPGVYIEKFIEDFRHVEIQVLADSHGNTVHLGERDCSIQRRLQKLIEETPSPALDEKTRELMGDAAVKAAQAVNYTGAGTVEFIYDYRENKFYFMEMNTRIQVEHPVTEMVTGVDLIKEQINVANGETLPFTQEEVTFNGWAIECRINAENPEKNFMPSPGTIQMYLPPGGYGVRVDSAAYPGYAIPPYYDSMVAKLIVHAPTREEAIERMKRALDEFVIDGVATTIPFHQKLLNHEKFVSGEFNTKFLELYDVMNS from the coding sequence ATGATTAAAAAGCTATTAATTGCGAATCGAGGAGAAATTGCGGTTCGAATTATTCGAGCGTGTAAAGAGTTAGGTGTAGAATCAGTAGCTGTTCATTCTCAAGCTGATCGCGATTCTTTGCATGTACAATTAGCAGACGAAGCGTATTGTATTGGACCAACGTCATCTAAAGACAGCTATTTAAACTTTACAAACATTATGAGTGTTGCGATGCTAACGGGCTGTGACGCTATTCACCCTGGATACGGCTTTTTAGCTGAAAACGCTGATTTTGCAGAGCTATGCAGAGAGTGTAACGTTACATTTGTAGGACCAAGTCCTGAAGCCATTAACAAAATGGGAACAAAAGACGTAGCGAGAGAAACGATGCGTGAAGCGGGTGTTCCAATTGTTCCTGGTTCCACTGGAATTGTAGAGTCAGTGGAAGACGGTATGTCAATCGCTAATGATATTGGCTATCCTGTTATTATTAAAGCAACGGCAGGAGGCGGAGGAAAAGGAATCCGCGTTGCGAAAAATGAACAAGAGCTTATTAAAGGTATTACAATTACGCAGCAAGAAGCTGCTACAGCTTTCGGTAACCCTGGTGTGTACATTGAAAAGTTCATTGAGGATTTCCGTCACGTTGAGATCCAAGTGTTGGCTGATTCTCATGGAAATACTGTACATTTAGGAGAGCGTGATTGCTCGATTCAACGCCGTCTTCAAAAATTAATTGAAGAAACGCCTTCTCCAGCGTTGGACGAAAAAACGCGTGAATTAATGGGCGACGCTGCTGTTAAAGCCGCTCAAGCCGTTAATTACACAGGAGCCGGAACCGTGGAATTCATTTATGATTATCGTGAAAACAAATTTTACTTCATGGAAATGAATACGCGTATCCAAGTAGAACATCCTGTTACAGAGATGGTGACAGGAGTTGACTTAATTAAAGAACAAATCAACGTGGCAAATGGTGAAACTTTACCGTTTACGCAAGAAGAAGTGACGTTTAACGGATGGGCAATTGAGTGCCGAATCAACGCAGAAAACCCAGAGAAAAACTTTATGCCATCACCAGGTACGATTCAAATGTACTTGCCGCCAGGTGGCTACGGAGTGCGCGTAGACTCTGCTGCATATCCGGGCTATGCAATCCCACCTTACTATGATTCAATGGTGGCTAAATTGATTGTTCATGCGCCAACTCGTGAGGAAGCTATTGAACGAATGAAGCGCGCGTTAGATGAATTTGTTATCGATGGCGTTGCGACCACTATTCCTTTTCACCAAAAGCTATTAAATCATGAAAAATTTGTTAGCGGTGAATTCAACACGAAGTTTCTTGAGCTATATGACGTAATGAATTCTTAG
- the accB gene encoding acetyl-CoA carboxylase biotin carboxyl carrier protein: protein MLKIQEIREIIKLVDQSSIEEFTYEHEGSKIKMKKKDAIVSKQAQQVVVSAPEQAAAPAPQAAAAPAPAPAAQSAQPKEEQAAPAVDESLHKITSPMVGTFYASSSPETDVYVTPGDKVQKDSVVCIVEAMKLFNEIEAEVKGEIVDVLVENGQLVEYGQPLFLVKPE from the coding sequence ATGTTAAAAATTCAAGAGATCCGTGAGATCATTAAACTAGTTGATCAATCATCAATCGAGGAGTTCACCTATGAGCACGAAGGCTCCAAAATCAAGATGAAGAAAAAAGACGCAATTGTTTCCAAACAAGCGCAGCAAGTAGTGGTTTCGGCACCTGAACAAGCAGCAGCACCTGCACCGCAGGCAGCAGCGGCTCCAGCGCCAGCCCCGGCAGCACAGTCTGCACAGCCAAAAGAAGAACAAGCGGCCCCAGCGGTTGATGAAAGCTTACATAAAATTACATCTCCGATGGTAGGGACATTCTATGCGTCATCATCGCCAGAAACAGATGTATACGTAACGCCTGGAGATAAAGTACAAAAAGATTCGGTTGTATGTATCGTAGAAGCAATGAAATTATTTAATGAAATCGAAGCAGAAGTTAAAGGTGAAATCGTTGACGTATTAGTTGAAAATGGACAACTTGTAGAATACGGTCAACCTCTTTTCTTAGTAAAGCCTGAATAA